One window of Populus nigra chromosome 5, ddPopNigr1.1, whole genome shotgun sequence genomic DNA carries:
- the LOC133693373 gene encoding UDP-glucuronate:xylan alpha-glucuronosyltransferase 1-like isoform X3: MKVIEKLGEKNDYQGIGLLNFNNSEISYWKHLMPDATHVALQLDYADKNMTWDSLYPEWIDEEQEKEVPVCPSLPKPETPRKRLDLIAVKLPCRNEWNWSRDVARLHLQLAAASLAASARGFYPVHLLFITARFPIPNLFTCKELVVRDGNVWLYKPDVNVLRDKLQLPAGSCELSLPLGDKAERAYSGNPRREAYTTILHSAHVYVCGAIAAAQSIRLSGSTRDLVILVDETISVYHRSGLEAAGWKIRTIQRIRNPKAEKDAYNEWNYSKFRLWQLTDYDKIIFIDADLLILRNIDFLFGMPEISATGNNATLFNSGVMVIEPSNCTFNLLMEHINEIESYNGGDQGYLNEIFTWWHRIPKHMNFLKHFWIGDEEEVKQKKTSLFGAEPPILYALHYLGVKPWLCFRDYDCNWNVDIFQEFASDIAHEKWWRVYDAMPEQLHQFCSLKSKQKAQLEYDRKEAEKANYTDGHWKIKVQDRRLKKCIDNVCNWKSMLKHWGETNWTDDEFLNPSPPAISTASLSGL; this comes from the exons ATGAAAGTCATTGAGAAGCTTGGTGAAAAGAATGACTATCAGGGAATTGGTCTTCTAAACTTCAATAACAGTGAAATCAGTTATTGGAAGCACCTTATGCCTGACGCTACACATGTTGCTCTTCAACTAGACTATGCTGACAAGAACATGACCTGGGATTCATTATATCCAGAATGGATTGATGaggaacaagaaaaagaagttcCTGTTTGCCCATCTCTACCGAAACCTGAGACTCCTAGAAAACGACTTGACCTCATCGCTGTGAAGCTTCCTTGCAGAAATGAGTGGAATTGGTCGAGAGATGTTGCTCGGTTGCACTTGCAGCTAGCAGCAGCTAGTCTTGCAGCCTCTGCCAGAGGGTTTTATCCAGTCCATTTGCTCTTTATCACCGCGCGCTTTCCCATACCGAACCTCTTCACTTGCAAGGAACTTGTTGTACGAGATGGGAATGTTTGGTTATACAAGCCTGATGTGAACGTTTTGAGAGACAAACTCCAGCTCCCAGCTGGCTCTTGTGAACTTTCACTTCCTCTCGGAGACAAAG CAGAACGGGCTTATTCAGGGAATCCACGTCGAGAAGCGTATACAACGATTCTCCATTCTGCTCATGTTTATGTCTGCGGAGCCATTGCTGCAGCACAAAGCATTCGCTTGTCAGGCTCAACCCGAGACCTTGTCATACTTGTTGACGAAACTATCAGTGTTTACCACAGAAGTGGACTTGAGGCAGCTGGATGGAAAATCAGGACAATTCAAAGAATACGGAACCCAAAAGCTGAGAAGGATGCATATAATGAATGGAATTATAGCAAGTTCCGGTTATGGCAGCTGACAGACTATGACAAGATCATTTTCATCGATGCTGATTTACTTATACTTAGGAACATCGATTTCTTATTTGGCATGCCAGAAATATCCGCAACAGGGAACAATGCTACTCTTTTTAACTCGGGTGTGATGGTCATTGAGCCTTCAAATTGCACATTCAATCTTTTGATGGAACATATTAACGAGATCGAATCCTATAATGGTGGAGATCAAGGCTATCTGAATGAGATCTTTACATGGTGGCATCGTATTCCAAAACACATGAACTTCTTAAAACATTTCTGGATTGGTGATGAGGAAGAGGTTAAGCAAAAGAAAACTAGCCTTTTCGGAGCCGAGCCTCCAATTCTCTATGCCCTTCACTATCTTGGTGTAAAGCCATGGTTGTGCTTCCGAGACTACGATTGCAACTGGAATGTGGAcatatttcaagagtttgcaaGTGATATTGCTCATGAAAAGTGGTGGAGAGTGTATGATGCAATGCCTGAGCAGTTGCATCAGTTTTGTTCCTTGAAATCGAAGCAAAAGGCACAACTAGAATATGATCGAAAAGAAGCTGAGAAGGCAAACTACACAGATGGTCATTggaaaatcaaagttcaagacCGTCGCTTAAAGAAATGTATTGACAATGTCTGCAACTGGAAGAGTATGTTAAAACACTGGGGCGAGACGAATTGGACTGATGATGAATTTCTTAATCCATCACCACCAGCTATTAGCACAGCATCTCTTTCTGGCCTGTGA
- the LOC133693373 gene encoding UDP-glucuronate:xylan alpha-glucuronosyltransferase 1-like isoform X1, which yields MGGAPGSVEPRHRLSASFEDLYKRRLTRYKVKGVQKPFNIPIQDRSSCFKFPLIKLVLVVIIGGTVVSLLYSPDVDQLSHPGSRQNFVNRWIWGGLDPRYVSDLDVNWDDVMKVIEKLGEKNDYQGIGLLNFNNSEISYWKHLMPDATHVALQLDYADKNMTWDSLYPEWIDEEQEKEVPVCPSLPKPETPRKRLDLIAVKLPCRNEWNWSRDVARLHLQLAAASLAASARGFYPVHLLFITARFPIPNLFTCKELVVRDGNVWLYKPDVNVLRDKLQLPAGSCELSLPLGDKAERAYSGNPRREAYTTILHSAHVYVCGAIAAAQSIRLSGSTRDLVILVDETISVYHRSGLEAAGWKIRTIQRIRNPKAEKDAYNEWNYSKFRLWQLTDYDKIIFIDADLLILRNIDFLFGMPEISATGNNATLFNSGVMVIEPSNCTFNLLMEHINEIESYNGGDQGYLNEIFTWWHRIPKHMNFLKHFWIGDEEEVKQKKTSLFGAEPPILYALHYLGVKPWLCFRDYDCNWNVDIFQEFASDIAHEKWWRVYDAMPEQLHQFCSLKSKQKAQLEYDRKEAEKANYTDGHWKIKVQDRRLKKCIDNVCNWKSMLKHWGETNWTDDEFLNPSPPAISTASLSGL from the exons ATGGGTGGCGCACCGGGTTCGGTTGAGCCTAGGCATAGGCTATCTGCATCATT TGAAGATTTATACAAAAGAAGGTTAACAAGATACAAAGTTAAAGGTGTTCAAAAGCCCTTCAACATCCCCATCCAAGATAGAAGTTCTTGTTTCAAGTTCCCACTAATCAAATTAGTCCTTGTGGTCATTATCGGTGGCACTGTGGTATCACTCTTATACTCTCCAGATGTTGATCAACTATCTCACCCAGGTTCAAG ACAAAATTTTGTGAACAGATGGATTTGGGGGGGATTGGATCCTAGATATGTATCAGATTTAGATGTGAACTGGGATGATGTGATGAAAGTCATTGAGAAGCTTGGTGAAAAGAATGACTATCAGGGAATTGGTCTTCTAAACTTCAATAACAGTGAAATCAGTTATTGGAAGCACCTTATGCCTGACGCTACACATGTTGCTCTTCAACTAGACTATGCTGACAAGAACATGACCTGGGATTCATTATATCCAGAATGGATTGATGaggaacaagaaaaagaagttcCTGTTTGCCCATCTCTACCGAAACCTGAGACTCCTAGAAAACGACTTGACCTCATCGCTGTGAAGCTTCCTTGCAGAAATGAGTGGAATTGGTCGAGAGATGTTGCTCGGTTGCACTTGCAGCTAGCAGCAGCTAGTCTTGCAGCCTCTGCCAGAGGGTTTTATCCAGTCCATTTGCTCTTTATCACCGCGCGCTTTCCCATACCGAACCTCTTCACTTGCAAGGAACTTGTTGTACGAGATGGGAATGTTTGGTTATACAAGCCTGATGTGAACGTTTTGAGAGACAAACTCCAGCTCCCAGCTGGCTCTTGTGAACTTTCACTTCCTCTCGGAGACAAAG CAGAACGGGCTTATTCAGGGAATCCACGTCGAGAAGCGTATACAACGATTCTCCATTCTGCTCATGTTTATGTCTGCGGAGCCATTGCTGCAGCACAAAGCATTCGCTTGTCAGGCTCAACCCGAGACCTTGTCATACTTGTTGACGAAACTATCAGTGTTTACCACAGAAGTGGACTTGAGGCAGCTGGATGGAAAATCAGGACAATTCAAAGAATACGGAACCCAAAAGCTGAGAAGGATGCATATAATGAATGGAATTATAGCAAGTTCCGGTTATGGCAGCTGACAGACTATGACAAGATCATTTTCATCGATGCTGATTTACTTATACTTAGGAACATCGATTTCTTATTTGGCATGCCAGAAATATCCGCAACAGGGAACAATGCTACTCTTTTTAACTCGGGTGTGATGGTCATTGAGCCTTCAAATTGCACATTCAATCTTTTGATGGAACATATTAACGAGATCGAATCCTATAATGGTGGAGATCAAGGCTATCTGAATGAGATCTTTACATGGTGGCATCGTATTCCAAAACACATGAACTTCTTAAAACATTTCTGGATTGGTGATGAGGAAGAGGTTAAGCAAAAGAAAACTAGCCTTTTCGGAGCCGAGCCTCCAATTCTCTATGCCCTTCACTATCTTGGTGTAAAGCCATGGTTGTGCTTCCGAGACTACGATTGCAACTGGAATGTGGAcatatttcaagagtttgcaaGTGATATTGCTCATGAAAAGTGGTGGAGAGTGTATGATGCAATGCCTGAGCAGTTGCATCAGTTTTGTTCCTTGAAATCGAAGCAAAAGGCACAACTAGAATATGATCGAAAAGAAGCTGAGAAGGCAAACTACACAGATGGTCATTggaaaatcaaagttcaagacCGTCGCTTAAAGAAATGTATTGACAATGTCTGCAACTGGAAGAGTATGTTAAAACACTGGGGCGAGACGAATTGGACTGATGATGAATTTCTTAATCCATCACCACCAGCTATTAGCACAGCATCTCTTTCTGGCCTGTGA
- the LOC133693891 gene encoding probable pectinesterase/pectinesterase inhibitor 51, with product MTTLTTKLTSTTHCPRQPRNFLHIFMASLLSFSLLSLFLFLSLSSSATLKINHQPPTKQEQKQISKPPSFATTTPPGILQACKATRLQDTCVSSLSNANVPQNPTPLQIIQSAISVSDTNLKTAQSMVKSILESSAGNIDRTTAAKNCMEVLNNSQYRITRSAGDALPRGKIKDARAWMSAALLYQYDCSNALKYANDTSLTNQTMSFLDTLMGFSSNALSMIVSYDAFGNDTKSWGPPKTERDGVWELGSGGDFGSELRGGIPSNLTPDVTVCKNGNDSGCYKTVQEAVNTAPDNEWGRRYVISIKEGVYDEIVRVPLEKKNVVFLGDGMGKTVITGSLTAGQPGISTYNTATVGVLGDGFMARGLTIQNTAGAPTHQAVAFRLDGDLSIIENCEFLGSQDTLYAHSLRQFYKSCRIEGNVDFIFGNSAAIFQDCQILVRPRQENPEKGETNTVTAHGRTDPAQSTGFVFQNCLINGTEEYVALYRSNPSVHKNFLGRPWKEYSRTVFLHCNLEALVTPQGWLPWSGGFALETLYYGEFENSGPGSNSSQRVTWSSQIPAQHVDAYSVQNFIQGDEWIPTSS from the exons ATGACAACGTTAACAACAAAGCTAACATCAACCACACATTGTCCAAGACAACCAAGAAACTTTCTTCACATTTTCATGGCTTCActtctctctttctccctcctttctctctttctcttcctctccctctcCTCCTCCGCCACTTTAAAGATAAACCACCAACCCCCCAcgaaacaagaacaaaaacaaatatcaaaacCACCTTCATTTGCTACAACAACCCCACCTGGGATTCTCCAAGCTTGTAAAGCCACTAGATTACAGGACACTTGTGTCTCTTCTTTGTCTAACGCTAATGTCCCTCAAAATCCAACCCCACTTCAAATCATCCAATCAGCAATCTCTGTCTCCGACACTAACCTCAAAACTGCCCAATCAATGGTCAAGTCTATCCTAGAGTCGTCCGCAGGGAATATAGACCGCACAACAGCCGCAAAAAACTGCATGGAGGTGTTAAACAATTCACAGTACCGTATAACAAGATCAGCGGGTGATGCTTTGCCACGTGGAAAGATCAAGGACGCTAGAGCTTGGATGAGTGCTGCGTTGTTGTACCAATACGATTGTTCCAACGCATTGAAGTACGCGAATGACACGTCTCTCACCAACCAGACGATGTCGTTTTTGGACACCTTGATGGGTTTCTCCAGTAATGCTCTGAGCATGATCGTCTCTTACGATGCTTTTGGTAATGACACCAAGTCGTGGGGCCCACCAAAAACAGAACGGGACGGGGTTTGGGAACTCGGGTCGGGTGGGGATTTCGGTTCAGAGTTGAGGGGTGGGATTCCGTCCAATTTAACGCCGGATGTGACGGTATGTAAGAACGGGAATGACAGCGGGTGCTATAAAACGGTGCAGGAGGCGGTCAATACGGCACCGGATAATGAGTGGGGACGTAGGTACGTGATATCTATTAAGGAGGGGGTTTATGACGAGATTGTTAGAGTGCCGTTAGAGAAAAAGAATGTAGTGTTTTTAGGGGATGGGATGGGCAAAACAGTAATTACAGGGTCGTTAACTGCGGGCCAGCCTGGGATTTCTACCTACAACACAGCAACAGTtg GAGTTCTTGGTGATGGATTTATGGCCAGAGGACTAACAATCCAGAACACAGCAGGAGCCCCCACCCACCAAGCAGTTGCTTTCAGATTAGATGGTGATCTGTCCATTATAGAAAACTGTGAATTCCTAGGCAGTCAAGACACTTTATATGCTCATTCGCTTCGCCAATTCTACAAATCATGCCGCATTGAGGGAAATGTGGACTTCATTTTTGGAAACTCAGCTGCAATATTTCAAGATTGCCAGATATTAGTCCGTCCAAGGCAAGAAAATCCAGAAAAAGGTGAAACTAATACTGTCACAGCGCATGGCAGGACAGACCCTGCCCAATCAACAGGTTTCGTCTTTCAAAATTGTCTGATCAATGGAACTGAGGAATATGTGGCACTATATAGAAGCAACCCTAGCGTGCACAAGAATTTCTTGGGAAGGCCATGGAAGGAATACTCAAGGACTGTTTTTTTACACTGTAACTTGGAAGCTCTTGTAACACCACAAGGATGGTTGCCATGGAGTGGAGGTTTTGCACTTGAAACACTTTACTATGGAGAATTTGAGAATTCTGGACCAGGATCTAATTCGTCTCAGAGAGTAACATGGAGTAGTCAGATTCCTGCACAGCATGTAGATGCATATTCAGTGCAGAATTTCATTCAAGGAGACGAGTGGATTCCAACGTCTTCTTGA
- the LOC133693373 gene encoding UDP-glucuronate:xylan alpha-glucuronosyltransferase 1-like isoform X2, translated as MGGAPGSVEPRHRLSASFEDLYKRRLTRYKVKGVQKPFNIPIQDRSSCFKFPLIKLVLVVIIGGTVVSLLYSPDVDQLSHPGSRQNFVNRWIWGGLDPRYVSDLDVNWDDVMKVIEKLGEKNDYQGIGLLNFNNSEISYWKHLMPDATHVALQLDYADKNMTWDSLYPEWIDEEQEKEVPVCPSLPKPETPRKRLDLIAVKLPCRNEWNWSRDVARLHLQLAAASLAASARGFYPVHLLFITARFPIPNLFTCKELVVRDGNVWLYKPDVNVLRDKLQLPAGSCELSLPLGDKERAYSGNPRREAYTTILHSAHVYVCGAIAAAQSIRLSGSTRDLVILVDETISVYHRSGLEAAGWKIRTIQRIRNPKAEKDAYNEWNYSKFRLWQLTDYDKIIFIDADLLILRNIDFLFGMPEISATGNNATLFNSGVMVIEPSNCTFNLLMEHINEIESYNGGDQGYLNEIFTWWHRIPKHMNFLKHFWIGDEEEVKQKKTSLFGAEPPILYALHYLGVKPWLCFRDYDCNWNVDIFQEFASDIAHEKWWRVYDAMPEQLHQFCSLKSKQKAQLEYDRKEAEKANYTDGHWKIKVQDRRLKKCIDNVCNWKSMLKHWGETNWTDDEFLNPSPPAISTASLSGL; from the exons ATGGGTGGCGCACCGGGTTCGGTTGAGCCTAGGCATAGGCTATCTGCATCATT TGAAGATTTATACAAAAGAAGGTTAACAAGATACAAAGTTAAAGGTGTTCAAAAGCCCTTCAACATCCCCATCCAAGATAGAAGTTCTTGTTTCAAGTTCCCACTAATCAAATTAGTCCTTGTGGTCATTATCGGTGGCACTGTGGTATCACTCTTATACTCTCCAGATGTTGATCAACTATCTCACCCAGGTTCAAG ACAAAATTTTGTGAACAGATGGATTTGGGGGGGATTGGATCCTAGATATGTATCAGATTTAGATGTGAACTGGGATGATGTGATGAAAGTCATTGAGAAGCTTGGTGAAAAGAATGACTATCAGGGAATTGGTCTTCTAAACTTCAATAACAGTGAAATCAGTTATTGGAAGCACCTTATGCCTGACGCTACACATGTTGCTCTTCAACTAGACTATGCTGACAAGAACATGACCTGGGATTCATTATATCCAGAATGGATTGATGaggaacaagaaaaagaagttcCTGTTTGCCCATCTCTACCGAAACCTGAGACTCCTAGAAAACGACTTGACCTCATCGCTGTGAAGCTTCCTTGCAGAAATGAGTGGAATTGGTCGAGAGATGTTGCTCGGTTGCACTTGCAGCTAGCAGCAGCTAGTCTTGCAGCCTCTGCCAGAGGGTTTTATCCAGTCCATTTGCTCTTTATCACCGCGCGCTTTCCCATACCGAACCTCTTCACTTGCAAGGAACTTGTTGTACGAGATGGGAATGTTTGGTTATACAAGCCTGATGTGAACGTTTTGAGAGACAAACTCCAGCTCCCAGCTGGCTCTTGTGAACTTTCACTTCCTCTCGGAGACAAAG AACGGGCTTATTCAGGGAATCCACGTCGAGAAGCGTATACAACGATTCTCCATTCTGCTCATGTTTATGTCTGCGGAGCCATTGCTGCAGCACAAAGCATTCGCTTGTCAGGCTCAACCCGAGACCTTGTCATACTTGTTGACGAAACTATCAGTGTTTACCACAGAAGTGGACTTGAGGCAGCTGGATGGAAAATCAGGACAATTCAAAGAATACGGAACCCAAAAGCTGAGAAGGATGCATATAATGAATGGAATTATAGCAAGTTCCGGTTATGGCAGCTGACAGACTATGACAAGATCATTTTCATCGATGCTGATTTACTTATACTTAGGAACATCGATTTCTTATTTGGCATGCCAGAAATATCCGCAACAGGGAACAATGCTACTCTTTTTAACTCGGGTGTGATGGTCATTGAGCCTTCAAATTGCACATTCAATCTTTTGATGGAACATATTAACGAGATCGAATCCTATAATGGTGGAGATCAAGGCTATCTGAATGAGATCTTTACATGGTGGCATCGTATTCCAAAACACATGAACTTCTTAAAACATTTCTGGATTGGTGATGAGGAAGAGGTTAAGCAAAAGAAAACTAGCCTTTTCGGAGCCGAGCCTCCAATTCTCTATGCCCTTCACTATCTTGGTGTAAAGCCATGGTTGTGCTTCCGAGACTACGATTGCAACTGGAATGTGGAcatatttcaagagtttgcaaGTGATATTGCTCATGAAAAGTGGTGGAGAGTGTATGATGCAATGCCTGAGCAGTTGCATCAGTTTTGTTCCTTGAAATCGAAGCAAAAGGCACAACTAGAATATGATCGAAAAGAAGCTGAGAAGGCAAACTACACAGATGGTCATTggaaaatcaaagttcaagacCGTCGCTTAAAGAAATGTATTGACAATGTCTGCAACTGGAAGAGTATGTTAAAACACTGGGGCGAGACGAATTGGACTGATGATGAATTTCTTAATCCATCACCACCAGCTATTAGCACAGCATCTCTTTCTGGCCTGTGA